A genomic region of Pseudomonas migulae contains the following coding sequences:
- a CDS encoding amino acid ABC transporter ATP-binding protein, with protein sequence FGSLDVLKGIDLNVQQGQKISLIGPSGSGKTTLLRCVNYLEEPTKGDIYIDNELIGQRLAGTRKVPMSDKELARMRAEIGMVFQRFNLFPHLSVLDNIILGPLKVQQRNRAEAVELAEDLLNKVGMFAKRDAFPEQLSGGQQQRIAIARALAMKPKLMLFDEATSALDPELVGEVLGVMRKLAEEGMTMIIVTHEMSFAESVSDQVIFMADGNIVEQGPPRQIFRESQVERTRNFIRAVQEH encoded by the coding sequence CCTTCGGCAGCCTGGACGTTCTCAAGGGCATCGACCTCAACGTGCAACAAGGTCAGAAGATCTCGCTCATCGGCCCCAGCGGCTCGGGCAAGACCACCTTGTTGCGCTGCGTCAATTACCTGGAAGAGCCGACCAAGGGCGACATTTATATCGATAACGAACTGATCGGCCAGCGTCTGGCGGGCACGCGCAAAGTGCCCATGAGCGACAAGGAGCTGGCGCGGATGCGCGCCGAGATCGGCATGGTGTTCCAGCGCTTCAACCTGTTCCCGCACTTGTCGGTGCTGGACAACATCATCCTCGGTCCGCTCAAGGTGCAGCAGCGCAACCGCGCCGAAGCCGTGGAGCTGGCCGAGGATCTGCTGAACAAGGTCGGCATGTTCGCCAAGCGCGACGCGTTTCCGGAACAGCTCTCCGGCGGGCAGCAGCAACGGATCGCCATCGCCCGGGCGCTGGCGATGAAACCCAAGCTGATGCTGTTCGACGAGGCCACCTCGGCGCTGGACCCGGAACTGGTGGGCGAAGTGCTGGGGGTGATGCGCAAGCTGGCGGAGGAGGGCATGACGATGATCATCGTGACCCACGAAATGAGCTTCGCCGAGAGTGTCTCCGACCAGGTGATTTTCATGGCCGACGGCAACATCGTCGAACAGGGCCCGCCCCGGCAGATTTTTCGCGAGAGCCAGGTCGAACGCACCCGAAACTTCATCCGCGCCGTGCAGGAGCATTGA
- a CDS encoding amino acid ABC transporter permease, which produces MFDSTALHKAIEMLPYFLKVLGLGALTTVGLTAAAFVVAALLGFCLALMRLSRSRVLSLIASVYLEVFRNIPILTQLFILYFGLTYIGITLPAIGAAIIGFGLNGAAILSEVFRSSIRTIDRGQSEAAYSIGMTRSLAMRIIVLPQAFKVAIPGMANFAIGLLKDTSLASAAAVPELTFKARMLVSETYQTNLIYFLLAIIYLALSLVLSHWAARTERRLKVVKEN; this is translated from the coding sequence ATGTTCGATTCGACCGCACTGCACAAAGCCATCGAGATGCTGCCGTACTTTCTGAAGGTGCTGGGGCTCGGCGCGCTGACCACCGTCGGCCTGACGGCGGCCGCGTTCGTCGTCGCGGCCTTGCTCGGGTTTTGCCTCGCGCTGATGCGGCTGTCGCGCAGTCGCGTGCTGAGCCTGATCGCCAGCGTGTACCTGGAGGTGTTTCGCAACATACCGATCCTGACGCAACTGTTCATTCTGTATTTCGGGCTTACCTACATCGGCATCACGTTGCCGGCGATTGGTGCGGCGATCATCGGCTTCGGTCTGAATGGCGCGGCGATTCTGTCGGAAGTGTTCCGTTCGAGCATCCGCACCATCGATCGCGGGCAAAGCGAAGCGGCGTATTCCATCGGCATGACCCGCTCGCTGGCGATGCGCATCATCGTGTTGCCCCAGGCGTTCAAAGTGGCGATTCCGGGGATGGCCAACTTCGCCATCGGCCTGCTCAAGGACACCTCGCTCGCTTCGGCAGCGGCGGTGCCGGAGCTGACCTTCAAGGCGCGGATGCTGGTCAGCGAAACCTACCAGACCAACTTGATCTACTTCCTGCTGGCAATCATCTACCTGGCCTTGAGCCTGGTGCTTTCCCACTGGGCGGCGCGCACCGAGCGCCGTCTGAAAGTGGTCAAGGAGAACTGA
- a CDS encoding amino acid ABC transporter permease: MGYGDLWEATHVELLAAAWATLQLAFGALVIGLIVGLLVALARLSKNRPLRRAALIYIEVFRGTPALVQLFIVYFSLTEIGVQFSSFQAAMIGLGLNAAAYLSEIYRSGLEAVPKGQVEAAKAIGMPHLKVLRWVVLPQAIRIVLAPIGNVAISLLKDTSVASLIAAPDLMLRAQDLSSVYFMPLEIYILVGAIYFALCYPLSLGVRLLERRTRH; encoded by the coding sequence ATGGGCTATGGCGACCTGTGGGAAGCAACCCATGTCGAATTGCTGGCGGCGGCCTGGGCGACGTTGCAACTGGCATTTGGCGCGTTGGTGATCGGCTTGATTGTCGGTCTGCTGGTGGCGTTGGCGAGGCTTTCGAAGAACCGGCCGTTACGCCGTGCGGCGCTGATTTACATCGAGGTCTTTCGCGGTACGCCGGCGTTGGTGCAACTGTTCATCGTCTATTTCAGCCTGACCGAAATCGGTGTTCAGTTCAGTTCGTTTCAAGCGGCGATGATCGGCCTGGGGCTGAACGCGGCGGCCTATCTCTCGGAGATTTACCGCTCGGGGCTGGAGGCGGTGCCCAAAGGGCAGGTGGAAGCGGCGAAGGCGATTGGCATGCCTCATCTGAAGGTGTTGCGTTGGGTCGTGTTGCCCCAGGCCATTCGCATCGTGCTGGCGCCGATCGGCAACGTCGCGATCTCGCTGTTGAAAGACACCTCCGTGGCCTCGCTGATCGCCGCGCCGGACTTGATGCTGCGCGCGCAGGATTTGAGCTCCGTGTACTTCATGCCGCTGGAAATCTACATCCTCGTCGGCGCGATTTATTTTGCGCTGTGTTATCCGCTGTCGTTGGGGGTGAGGTTGCTGGAGCGCAGGACACGGCATTGA
- a CDS encoding SDR family oxidoreductase, whose translation MELGISGRWAIVCAASKGLGLACARALAKEGVNLVINARGNDTLQAAAVELRSLAPSIEVRTVAGDISEPAVREQVLAACPQVDILINNAGGPPPGDFRDWDREDWLKALDANMLTPIELIKACVDGMAERGFGRVVNITSGAVKAPIDVLGLSNGARSGLTGFIAGLARQSRLAGNNVTINNLLPGPFETERLHKTLSAAAEANGASVEQISAQRRKNVPAQRFGQPDEFGAYCAFICSAHAGFLTGQNLLLDGGSYPGTF comes from the coding sequence ATGGAATTGGGAATATCGGGCCGCTGGGCGATCGTCTGCGCCGCCAGCAAGGGCTTGGGGCTGGCCTGTGCGCGCGCCTTGGCGAAGGAGGGCGTGAACCTGGTGATCAACGCCCGTGGTAACGACACCTTGCAGGCCGCCGCCGTCGAATTGCGCAGCCTGGCGCCGAGCATCGAAGTGCGCACGGTCGCCGGGGACATCAGCGAGCCGGCCGTGCGTGAGCAGGTATTGGCGGCCTGTCCGCAAGTCGACATCCTGATCAACAACGCGGGCGGCCCACCGCCGGGTGACTTCCGCGACTGGGACCGCGAGGACTGGTTGAAGGCGCTGGACGCCAACATGCTCACGCCCATCGAGCTGATCAAAGCGTGCGTCGATGGCATGGCAGAGCGCGGTTTCGGACGCGTCGTCAACATCACCTCCGGTGCGGTGAAGGCACCCATCGATGTGCTCGGTCTGTCCAACGGCGCCCGTAGCGGCCTGACCGGTTTCATCGCCGGGCTCGCGCGTCAGTCGCGACTGGCGGGGAACAACGTCACGATCAACAATCTGCTGCCCGGCCCGTTCGAGACCGAGCGCCTGCACAAGACCCTGAGCGCCGCCGCCGAGGCCAATGGCGCCAGCGTCGAACAAATCAGCGCGCAACGGCGCAAAAACGTGCCGGCCCAGCGCTTTGGCCAGCCCGATGAGTTCGGTGCCTATTGCGCGTTCATTTGCAGCGCCCACGCGGGTTTCCTGACCGGGCAAAACCTGTTGCTGGATGGCGGCAGTTATCCCGGCACGTTTTGA
- a CDS encoding DinB family protein — translation MINVRTARMLADYKRWANQRLFDSLADLPPGEVNKARVSVFKNMIGTLNHIYVVDCIWQAHLEGRGHGFKTSHDLLHPDLADLRQAQKDIDHWYCNWSDRQTEASLDKPVEFTFVSGESGTMSAGAMLLHVVNHASYHRGWVIQMYFDIPAMPPMTDLPIFLRETDPGFNSVNAPAVAPTCVGQFASATNVLPDRYR, via the coding sequence ATGATCAATGTACGCACGGCCCGCATGCTGGCCGATTACAAACGCTGGGCCAATCAGCGCCTCTTTGACAGCCTGGCCGATTTGCCGCCGGGCGAGGTCAACAAAGCGCGGGTCTCGGTGTTCAAGAACATGATCGGCACCCTCAACCACATCTACGTGGTGGACTGCATCTGGCAGGCTCACCTCGAAGGCCGGGGCCACGGCTTCAAGACCTCGCACGATCTGCTGCATCCCGACCTCGCCGATCTGCGCCAGGCGCAAAAGGACATCGATCATTGGTACTGCAACTGGAGCGACCGGCAAACCGAGGCGTCGCTGGATAAACCTGTCGAGTTCACGTTTGTCTCGGGCGAAAGCGGCACCATGAGCGCTGGCGCGATGCTGCTGCACGTGGTCAATCACGCCAGCTATCACCGTGGCTGGGTGATCCAGATGTACTTCGACATCCCGGCCATGCCGCCGATGACGGACCTGCCGATTTTCCTGCGCGAAACCGACCCGGGCTTCAACTCGGTCAATGCCCCGGCAGTGGCGCCGACATGTGTTGGGCAATTCGCGAGCGCAACCAACGTTCTGCCGGATCGTTATCGTTGA
- a CDS encoding LysR substrate-binding domain-containing protein yields MNRNDLRRVDMNLLVIFETLMFEKNLTRAGEKLFLGQPAVSASLAKLRDLFDDPLLVRNGRVLEPTQRALQILKELQPAMDTISGAVSRAKDFDPATSRDVFRIGLSDDAEFGLFPPLLKQIREEAQNVVVVVRRVNFLLMSSMLASGEISVGISYTTELPANAKRKKLRDLSVKILRGDNRPGALTLDDYCERPHALVSFSGDLTGAIDNDLARIGRSRRVVLAVPQFAGLRALLAGTDLLATVPDYAACALIEGSSQLRADDPPFDINLSELSMVWNGVNDNDPAERWLRSRIAQHMSAPLPGH; encoded by the coding sequence ATGAACCGCAACGACCTGCGCCGTGTGGACATGAACCTGTTGGTGATTTTCGAAACCCTGATGTTCGAAAAGAACCTGACCCGGGCCGGGGAAAAGCTGTTCCTCGGCCAGCCCGCCGTCAGCGCTTCACTGGCGAAGTTGCGCGATCTGTTCGATGACCCGCTGCTGGTGCGCAACGGTCGAGTGCTGGAGCCGACCCAACGGGCGCTGCAGATTCTCAAGGAACTGCAACCGGCGATGGACACCATTTCCGGCGCGGTCAGCCGGGCCAAGGATTTCGACCCGGCCACCAGCCGCGACGTGTTCCGCATCGGTCTGTCCGACGACGCCGAGTTCGGTCTGTTTCCGCCGCTGCTCAAGCAGATCCGCGAAGAGGCGCAGAACGTCGTGGTCGTCGTGCGGCGGGTGAATTTCCTGTTGATGTCGTCGATGCTTGCCAGCGGCGAGATTTCCGTCGGGATCAGCTACACCACGGAACTGCCAGCCAACGCCAAGCGCAAGAAACTGCGGGACCTGAGCGTGAAGATCCTGCGCGGCGACAACCGTCCCGGCGCCCTGACGCTGGATGATTACTGCGAACGACCGCATGCGCTGGTGTCGTTTTCCGGTGACCTGACCGGCGCTATCGACAACGATCTGGCGCGCATTGGCCGCTCACGCCGTGTGGTGCTGGCGGTGCCGCAGTTCGCCGGGCTGCGCGCCCTGCTGGCCGGCACCGACCTGCTCGCCACGGTGCCGGACTACGCCGCGTGTGCGCTGATCGAAGGCAGCAGCCAGTTGCGCGCCGACGACCCGCCGTTCGACATCAACCTGTCCGAGCTGTCGATGGTGTGGAACGGGGTCAACGATAACGATCCGGCAGAACGTTGGTTGCGCTCGCGAATTGCCCAACACATGTCGGCGCCACTGCCGGGGCATTGA
- a CDS encoding LysR substrate-binding domain-containing protein — protein sequence MIDIRQLRYFVAVAEEEHVGRAAERLHISQSPLSRQIAQLEERLGLTLFERSQQRIRLTRDGQTFLAETRALLTHANRLESLGKRLGRGEEGGLCIGYIENAMHAGVLPNALRVLRVDRPNVHVALYNLSSAEQLEGLRQRSLDIALVSEPPVADDPDLLGFQVLDDPMLLALPEHHPLAHQATLSPADLADQEWIGVQHRQNCASREDFVSACIRAGFTPDIRMEATEPFTALGLVASGLGIAMIQKGLSRNAPPGVVLREVPWIAFTTPLWAAWHRINLRPLVETFRKVLTEPEAAK from the coding sequence ATGATCGACATCCGCCAATTGCGCTACTTCGTGGCCGTCGCCGAGGAAGAACACGTCGGTCGCGCCGCCGAGCGCCTGCATATTTCCCAGTCGCCCCTGAGCCGGCAGATCGCTCAGCTCGAAGAACGCCTGGGCCTGACCCTGTTCGAGCGCAGCCAGCAGCGCATTCGCCTGACCCGCGACGGCCAGACCTTCCTCGCCGAAACCCGCGCCCTGCTGACCCACGCCAATCGCCTGGAATCCCTCGGCAAACGCCTCGGTCGCGGCGAAGAAGGCGGCCTGTGCATCGGCTACATCGAAAACGCCATGCACGCCGGTGTGCTGCCCAATGCCTTGCGGGTGTTGCGCGTTGACCGGCCGAACGTGCACGTCGCGCTGTACAACCTCAGCTCCGCTGAACAACTCGAAGGCCTGCGTCAGCGTAGTCTCGATATCGCCCTGGTCAGCGAACCGCCCGTCGCCGACGATCCGGACTTGCTGGGTTTCCAGGTGCTCGACGACCCGATGCTGCTGGCCCTGCCCGAGCACCATCCACTGGCCCACCAAGCGACGCTGAGCCCGGCAGACCTGGCCGACCAGGAATGGATCGGTGTGCAACACCGCCAGAACTGCGCCAGCCGCGAAGACTTCGTCAGCGCTTGCATCCGCGCCGGGTTCACCCCGGACATCCGCATGGAAGCGACCGAGCCTTTCACTGCGCTTGGATTGGTGGCGTCGGGGCTGGGGATTGCGATGATACAAAAAGGCCTGAGCCGCAATGCACCACCGGGTGTGGTGCTGCGCGAAGTGCCGTGGATTGCGTTCACCACGCCGCTGTGGGCAGCGTGGCACCGGATCAATTTGCGGCCGTTGGTGGAGACGTTCCGCAAGGTGTTGACCGAGCCGGAAGCGGCCAAATAA